A window of Streptomyces marispadix contains these coding sequences:
- the yidC gene encoding membrane protein insertase YidC yields the protein MDTILSPLYTAVSWIIVQFHSLFSLVFDQSSGWAWGLSIFCLVVLIRICLIPLFVKQIKSTRNMQALQPKMKAIQERYKSDKQRQSEEMMKLYKETGTNPLSSCLPILAQSPFFIALFQVLNHIANNRPVGVLTAEQVDSARNASVFGAPIAAKFLDSADKVAELGAALTDVRVVTVIMIIMMSASQFYTQRQLMTKNVDLTVKTPFMQQQKMLMYVFPIMFAVFGINFPVGVLVYWLTTNVWTLGQQMYVIKRNPTPGSLAYKQRQEKLRAAGKLKEDPKEVEAREAAEAARTRRQQPKRQTKSQRQQGSSAGAQGGSASLEKKDGGNDGTSGKASGGATAQQPKKAGQKSGQKAGQKKSGQQRKGGAQRPKHPSKK from the coding sequence TGTCTCCTGGATCATTGTCCAGTTCCACTCGCTGTTCAGCCTGGTCTTCGACCAGAGCAGCGGCTGGGCCTGGGGTCTGTCCATCTTCTGCCTGGTGGTGCTGATCCGGATCTGCCTGATCCCGCTCTTCGTGAAGCAGATCAAGTCGACCCGGAACATGCAGGCGCTCCAGCCGAAGATGAAGGCGATCCAGGAGCGCTACAAGAGCGACAAGCAGCGTCAGTCCGAAGAGATGATGAAGCTGTACAAGGAGACCGGGACGAACCCGCTCTCCAGTTGCCTGCCGATCCTGGCGCAGTCGCCGTTCTTCATCGCGCTCTTCCAGGTGCTGAACCACATCGCAAACAACCGGCCCGTGGGCGTCCTCACCGCGGAGCAGGTCGACAGCGCCCGTAACGCGTCGGTCTTCGGCGCTCCCATCGCCGCGAAGTTCCTCGACAGCGCCGACAAGGTCGCGGAGCTTGGCGCCGCTCTCACGGATGTGCGCGTCGTCACGGTCATCATGATCATCATGATGTCGGCGTCGCAGTTCTACACGCAGCGCCAGCTCATGACGAAGAACGTCGACCTGACGGTGAAGACGCCGTTCATGCAGCAGCAGAAGATGCTGATGTACGTCTTCCCCATCATGTTCGCTGTCTTCGGCATCAACTTCCCCGTGGGTGTTCTCGTCTACTGGCTGACCACCAACGTCTGGACGCTCGGGCAGCAGATGTACGTGATCAAGCGCAACCCGACGCCGGGCTCGTTGGCGTACAAGCAGCGTCAGGAGAAGCTGCGGGCCGCGGGCAAGCTGAAGGAAGACCCGAAGGAGGTCGAGGCACGCGAGGCCGCGGAGGCTGCGCGTACCCGGCGGCAGCAGCCCAAGAGGCAGACCAAGTCCCAGCGTCAGCAGGGCAGTTCGGCCGGCGCCCAGGGCGGTTCGGCGTCGTTGGAGAAGAAGGACGGCGGCAACGACGGCACCTCCGGGAAGGCTTCCGGCGGCGCGACGGCTCAGCAGCCGAAGAAGGCCGGGCAGAAGTCCGGACAGAAGGCCGGTCAGAAGAAGTCGGGGCAGCAGCGCAAGGGCGGAGCGCAGCGCCCCAAGCATCCCTCCAAGAAGTAG
- a CDS encoding Jag family protein: protein MTETTDTTGTTAAEETDSLSQLEQEGEIAADYLEGLLDIADLDGDIDMDVEADRAAVSIINDGSSRDLQKLVGRDGEVLEALQELTRLAVHRETGDRSRLMLDIAGFRARKREELAELGAKAAQDAKGSGEPVKLRPMTPFERKVVHDAVKAAGLRSESEGEEPQRCVVVLP, encoded by the coding sequence GTGACGGAGACGACGGACACCACTGGCACGACTGCTGCCGAAGAGACGGACTCGCTGTCTCAGCTTGAGCAGGAGGGGGAGATCGCGGCCGACTATCTGGAGGGTCTTCTCGACATCGCCGATCTCGACGGCGACATCGACATGGACGTCGAAGCCGATCGCGCCGCGGTGTCGATCATCAACGACGGTTCCAGCCGCGATCTCCAGAAGCTTGTGGGCCGTGACGGCGAGGTGCTGGAGGCGCTTCAGGAGCTGACGCGGCTGGCGGTGCACCGTGAGACAGGCGACCGCAGCAGGCTGATGCTGGACATCGCCGGTTTCCGGGCGAGGAAGCGTGAGGAGCTCGCGGAGCTGGGCGCGAAGGCGGCGCAGGACGCAAAGGGCTCCGGTGAGCCGGTGAAGCTGCGCCCGATGACGCCGTTCGAGCGCAAAGTCGTCCATGACGCCGTGAAGGCGGCCGGACTGCGCAGTGAATCCGAGGGCGAGGAGCCACAGCGCTGCGTGGTCGTGCTGCCGTGA
- the rsmG gene encoding 16S rRNA (guanine(527)-N(7))-methyltransferase RsmG, translated as MGQAGPPEGGPAKTSELSELAPAPEAARRLFGKYLPDVERYAELLADVGVRRGLIGPREVPRLWERHLLNCAVLSEIVPEGVTVCDVGSGAGLPGIPLALVRPDLDITLLEPLLRRTTFLEEVVELLGLDHVSVARGRAEEMLGTLQPVHVVTARAVAPLDRLAGWGIPLLRPYGEMLAIKGDTAEEELKGARDALHKLGVVDTSVVQVGAGVVDPLSTVVRAEVGESPGGVRFAARRAKAQKARGRASRSGRRRR; from the coding sequence GTGGGGCAGGCCGGGCCGCCCGAAGGAGGCCCGGCGAAGACCAGTGAGCTGTCGGAACTCGCGCCGGCGCCCGAGGCGGCCCGCCGGCTTTTCGGGAAGTACCTGCCCGATGTGGAGCGCTACGCCGAGCTTCTCGCCGATGTGGGCGTACGGCGTGGGCTGATCGGACCGCGAGAGGTGCCGCGGCTCTGGGAGCGGCATCTGCTGAACTGCGCGGTCCTCTCGGAGATCGTGCCGGAAGGCGTGACCGTTTGTGACGTCGGTTCCGGCGCTGGACTCCCGGGAATCCCGCTCGCCCTGGTGCGGCCGGACCTCGACATCACGCTGCTGGAGCCTCTGCTGCGCCGTACGACCTTCCTGGAGGAGGTCGTCGAACTCCTGGGCCTCGACCATGTGTCGGTGGCGCGTGGTCGTGCGGAGGAGATGCTGGGCACGCTCCAGCCCGTCCATGTGGTGACCGCTCGGGCGGTGGCCCCGCTGGACCGGCTGGCCGGGTGGGGCATCCCGCTGCTGCGTCCGTACGGGGAGATGCTCGCGATCAAGGGCGACACCGCGGAGGAAGAGCTGAAGGGCGCGCGGGACGCGCTGCACAAGCTCGGAGTCGTGGACACATCCGTGGTGCAGGTGGGCGCCGGGGTGGTTGATCCGCTCTCGACGGTCGTACGGGCGGAGGTCGGGGAGAGCCCCGGCGGTGTGCGCTTCGCCGCACGACGAGCGAAGGCGCAGAAGGCACGGGGACGCGCATCACGGAGTGGACGGCGTCGACGCTGA
- a CDS encoding ParA family protein yields MAGSVQHEPYVEESEPLRSDANTAGPMADPVPGPRSESVDVSRETPPPMDDTPIGRAAQQAVEAMNRAGEGLPRPEQTRIMVVANQKGGVGKTTTTVNLAASLALHGARVLVIDLDPQGNASTALGVDHHSEVPSIYDVLVESMPLADVVKPVPDVEGLFCAPATIDLAGAEIELVSLVARESRLQRALSAYEQPLDYVLIDCPPSLGLLTVNALVAGAEVLIPIQCEYYALEGLGQLLRNVDLVKGHLNTRLHVSTIILTMYDGRTRLASQVADEVRSHFSAEVLRTNIPRSVRISEAPSYGQTVLTYDPGSSGSLSYLEAAREIALRDPNVQQRHEESAQQLQQQQNSTMPEGTQ; encoded by the coding sequence ATGGCAGGCTCTGTTCAGCACGAGCCTTATGTCGAGGAGAGTGAACCGTTGCGGTCCGACGCCAATACCGCGGGACCGATGGCCGACCCGGTCCCCGGCCCCCGTTCGGAATCGGTGGATGTTTCACGTGAAACTCCGCCTCCGATGGACGATACGCCGATCGGTCGCGCCGCCCAGCAGGCGGTAGAGGCGATGAACCGTGCCGGCGAAGGCCTCCCGAGGCCCGAGCAGACACGAATCATGGTCGTGGCCAACCAGAAGGGTGGGGTCGGCAAGACCACCACCACCGTGAACTTGGCCGCCTCCCTGGCCTTGCACGGTGCCCGGGTCCTGGTGATCGACTTGGACCCCCAGGGGAACGCGTCAACTGCCCTGGGTGTCGACCACCATTCGGAAGTGCCGTCGATCTACGACGTCTTGGTCGAGAGCATGCCGCTGGCCGACGTCGTCAAGCCGGTGCCTGACGTAGAGGGTCTCTTCTGTGCGCCCGCCACCATCGATCTCGCCGGTGCGGAGATCGAATTGGTGTCACTGGTGGCGCGCGAGAGTCGTCTCCAGCGCGCCTTGAGCGCGTACGAGCAGCCGCTGGACTACGTACTGATCGACTGCCCGCCGTCGCTGGGCCTGTTGACGGTCAACGCGTTGGTGGCCGGTGCCGAGGTGCTCATCCCGATCCAGTGCGAGTACTACGCGCTGGAGGGGCTGGGCCAGTTGCTCCGTAACGTCGATCTGGTCAAGGGCCATCTCAATACGCGGCTGCACGTCTCTACGATCATCCTCACCATGTACGACGGCCGGACCCGTCTGGCTTCACAGGTGGCGGACGAGGTTCGCAGCCACTTCAGTGCCGAGGTACTGCGGACGAACATTCCTCGTTCCGTACGTATCTCGGAGGCTCCCAGCTACGGACAGACGGTTCTGACCTACGATCCTGGGTCGAGCGGTTCGCTGTCCTATCTGGAGGCTGCCCGTGAGATCGCGTTGCGGGATCCGAACGTGCAACAGCGCCACGAAGAGTCGGCTCAGCAGTTGCAGCAACAGCAGAACAGCACCATGCCGGAGGGGACGCAGTGA
- a CDS encoding GNAT family N-acetyltransferase, with product MGRQLVPLTLDNLTDLPGRCRACVFWELDPVSGEAAVQAGRPEVEKESWISAVLLEWGSCGRVVYVDEKPVGFVLYAPPAYVPRSVAFPTSPVSPDAVQLMTAWLMPEYQGQGLGRVIVQTVAKDLLRRGFKAIEAFGDARWSGPACLVPAEHLLSVGFKTVRPHHNFPRMRLELRSTVSWREDVERALDQLLGAVQKDRVLRPL from the coding sequence ATGGGGCGACAGCTCGTTCCGCTCACGCTGGACAACCTCACCGACCTTCCCGGGCGTTGCCGCGCCTGCGTGTTCTGGGAGCTCGATCCCGTCAGCGGCGAGGCAGCGGTCCAAGCAGGGCGGCCGGAGGTCGAGAAGGAATCATGGATCTCGGCGGTGCTGCTGGAGTGGGGCTCCTGCGGCCGAGTCGTCTACGTTGACGAGAAGCCGGTCGGCTTCGTCTTGTACGCACCTCCCGCTTACGTGCCTCGGTCGGTCGCGTTCCCCACGAGCCCCGTCTCCCCTGACGCCGTCCAGTTGATGACGGCGTGGCTGATGCCGGAGTACCAGGGGCAGGGGCTGGGCCGCGTCATCGTGCAGACCGTGGCGAAGGATCTGCTGCGTCGAGGCTTCAAGGCGATCGAGGCGTTCGGCGACGCACGCTGGTCCGGGCCCGCCTGTCTGGTCCCCGCAGAACATCTGCTGTCGGTGGGCTTCAAGACCGTACGGCCGCATCACAACTTCCCCAGGATGCGGCTCGAGTTGCGGTCGACGGTCTCGTGGCGTGAGGACGTCGAGCGGGCTCTCGATCAACTGCTGGGGGCGGTCCAGAAGGACCGGGTGCTGCGGCCACTGTGA
- the trxA gene encoding thioredoxin — protein MAGATVTATDADFDEVVLKSDKPVLVDFWAAWCGPCRQIAPSLEAIADEHSDKLTVVKLNIDENPAVAAKYGIMSIPTMNVYKGGEVVKTIVGAKPRAAIEKDLSEFIG, from the coding sequence ATGGCCGGTGCCACCGTGACCGCGACCGACGCCGACTTCGACGAGGTCGTGCTCAAGAGCGACAAGCCTGTGCTCGTCGACTTCTGGGCTGCCTGGTGCGGTCCGTGCCGTCAGATCGCTCCCTCCCTGGAGGCGATCGCGGACGAGCACAGCGACAAGCTGACCGTCGTCAAGCTCAACATCGACGAGAACCCGGCTGTCGCCGCCAAGTACGGGATCATGTCGATCCCGACGATGAACGTCTACAAGGGCGGTGAGGTCGTCAAGACCATCGTCGGCGCGAAGCCGCGGGCGGCGATCGAGAAGGACCTCTCCGAGTTCATCGGCTGA
- the trxB gene encoding thioredoxin-disulfide reductase, with translation MSDVRNVIIIGSGPAGYTAALYTARASLKPLVFEGSVTAGGALMNTTEVENYPGYTDGIMGPELMDQMRGQAERFGAELIPDDVTAIDFSGEIKTVTDSAGTEYRARAVIVATGSAYRALGLPREEELSGRGVSYCATCDGFFFRNQDIAVVGGGDTAMEEATFLSRFANSVTVVHRRDALRASKAMQERAFADPKISFAWDSEVATIHEKDGKLSGLTLRNTKNGDTSELPVTGLFVAIGHDPRVDLFKGVLTLDDEGYLKVDAPSTRTNVPGVFAAGDVVDHTYRQAVTAAGTGCSAALDAERYLAAQLDGTEPAEPEKTEEAQEAAETAVV, from the coding sequence GTGAGCGACGTCCGTAACGTGATCATCATCGGCTCAGGGCCCGCCGGCTATACCGCCGCGCTCTACACGGCGCGTGCGTCGCTGAAGCCGCTGGTGTTCGAAGGGTCCGTGACAGCGGGCGGTGCGCTCATGAACACCACCGAGGTCGAGAATTATCCGGGCTACACCGATGGCATCATGGGTCCCGAGCTGATGGACCAGATGCGCGGCCAGGCGGAGCGCTTCGGCGCCGAGCTGATCCCGGACGACGTCACCGCGATCGACTTCTCCGGCGAGATCAAGACCGTCACCGATTCCGCGGGCACGGAGTACCGTGCCCGCGCGGTCATCGTCGCGACGGGTTCGGCGTACCGCGCGCTGGGGCTGCCCCGCGAGGAAGAACTCTCCGGACGCGGGGTCTCCTACTGCGCCACGTGTGACGGCTTCTTCTTCCGCAACCAGGACATCGCCGTCGTCGGCGGTGGCGACACCGCGATGGAAGAGGCGACGTTCCTCTCCCGCTTCGCCAACTCCGTCACCGTCGTACACCGCCGCGACGCGCTCCGCGCCTCCAAGGCCATGCAGGAACGCGCCTTCGCGGACCCGAAGATCAGCTTCGCCTGGGACAGCGAGGTCGCCACGATCCACGAGAAAGACGGCAAGCTCTCCGGCCTGACCCTTCGCAACACCAAGAACGGCGACACGTCCGAACTTCCAGTGACGGGCCTCTTCGTCGCGATCGGGCACGACCCCCGCGTCGACCTCTTCAAGGGCGTGCTCACTCTGGACGACGAGGGCTACCTGAAGGTCGACGCCCCCTCGACCCGTACCAATGTGCCGGGCGTCTTCGCCGCCGGCGACGTCGTCGACCACACCTACCGCCAGGCCGTCACCGCGGCAGGCACCGGCTGCTCCGCCGCCCTCGACGCCGAGCGCTACCTCGCCGCCCAGCTCGACGGGACCGAGCCCGCAGAGCCGGAGAAGACCGAAGAAGCCCAGGAGGCGGCCGAGACCGCGGTGGTGTGA
- the sigM gene encoding RNA polymerase sigma factor SigM has translation MSDDSGGKRMRRRARHGRGGPGAGERSKGSPVPAQDWGPDAPNDRELLARHVEGDPEAFGELVRRHRDRLWAVAIRTLGDREEAADAVQDALISAYRAAHTFRGQSAVTTWLHRITVNACLDRARKAASRRTQLTDDTERLDLLLEPHESAALPAERQDLNRQLVAALSQLPAEQRAALVLVDMQGYPVAEAAEVLGIAVGTVKSRCARGRARLLPLVSHLRPSGEERGRSQTGGRNRTREPSVPPQEGVTQRPGAVKGGGEHT, from the coding sequence GTGAGCGACGACAGCGGCGGCAAGCGGATGCGCCGCCGCGCCAGACATGGGCGAGGCGGCCCCGGTGCGGGCGAGAGATCCAAGGGATCCCCTGTGCCTGCGCAGGACTGGGGGCCTGACGCACCGAACGACCGGGAACTCCTCGCCCGGCACGTCGAAGGCGACCCCGAAGCCTTCGGCGAACTCGTACGACGGCACCGCGACCGGCTCTGGGCCGTGGCGATACGCACCCTCGGCGACCGCGAAGAGGCCGCCGACGCGGTGCAGGACGCCCTGATCTCCGCGTATCGCGCGGCCCACACCTTCCGGGGCCAGTCCGCCGTCACGACCTGGCTGCACCGCATCACCGTCAACGCGTGCCTCGACCGGGCACGCAAGGCCGCCTCCCGCCGCACCCAACTCACCGACGACACCGAGCGCCTGGACCTGCTCCTGGAGCCGCATGAATCCGCGGCCCTCCCCGCCGAACGCCAGGACCTCAACCGGCAACTCGTCGCCGCCCTCTCCCAGCTCCCCGCGGAACAGCGGGCGGCCCTCGTGCTCGTCGACATGCAGGGCTACCCGGTCGCGGAAGCAGCCGAAGTCCTCGGCATCGCCGTCGGGACGGTCAAGAGCCGCTGCGCCCGCGGCCGCGCGCGGCTGCTGCCCCTCGTATCCCATCTGCGCCCCAGCGGCGAGGAGAGGGGTAGGTCACAGACGGGCGGAAGGAACCGGACCAGAGAGCCATCCGTCCCACCGCAGGAAGGCGTCACGCAACGACCCGGAGCCGTGAAAGGAGGAGGAGAACACACATGA
- a CDS encoding protein kinase family protein encodes MAERSTAAVGVAENSGDENALTARADKASVDSATNGQSGSDRPPEDTRPDAAHSAASGSQDSDTVGSGSNDGAPAQNGAPTDAQAQQPQQPAQGDLQGGDAAAAPEAPAEAPAPVPPELHSGHKLARRYRLEECVTRLDGFSSWRAVDEKLRRAVGVHVLPAGHPRARTVLSAARSSALLGDPRFVQVLDAVEDHDLVYVVHEWLPDATPLTDILAAGALEPHEAYELVTQLSQAMAAAHREGLAHLRLTPGTVLRTGSGQYRIRGLAVSAALRGISSDTPQRADTEGIGALLYAALTQRWPYEEDAYGLSGVGSLAKRTLVAPDQVRAGVHRGLSQLAMRALVNDGATASSQEQPCATPEELAKAASALPKIRPPEPSFASPRPYQRSNYQQGAYGQGSQAPRPAPGRGGSHAAPSGNSAPPALPGRTGKILKWGVSALLIAALGLGSWQVADTLLKGDNSPGEGVGQTNGNDETGGTGKPVKIVDAKDFDPPPGGNGSENPAKVPDAYDGAPGTYWLTQKYYGRPDFGHLKPGAGLILDLGKPQQVSSVKVDFMGATTAHFLAAPKDTATMPTTLRGFSKVSGGTGEHLNLKAKKPIRTQYVLVWLTKLPLSDDGNYRGRITEIQVKS; translated from the coding sequence GTGGCGGAACGGAGCACGGCTGCCGTCGGCGTGGCTGAGAACAGCGGTGACGAGAACGCACTCACCGCACGGGCGGACAAGGCCAGCGTCGACAGCGCGACGAACGGACAGAGCGGCAGCGACCGGCCCCCGGAGGACACCAGACCCGACGCCGCCCACTCCGCCGCCTCCGGCAGCCAGGACAGCGACACCGTCGGCAGCGGCAGCAACGACGGCGCCCCGGCGCAGAACGGAGCACCAACCGACGCCCAGGCACAGCAGCCGCAGCAGCCCGCACAGGGCGACCTTCAGGGCGGCGACGCCGCGGCAGCCCCGGAGGCGCCTGCCGAGGCTCCGGCCCCCGTGCCGCCGGAACTGCACAGCGGCCACAAGCTCGCCAGGCGGTACCGGCTCGAGGAGTGCGTCACCCGTCTGGACGGATTCAGTAGCTGGCGTGCGGTCGACGAGAAACTGCGCCGCGCCGTCGGCGTACACGTCCTGCCCGCAGGCCATCCCCGCGCCCGTACGGTGCTGTCCGCCGCACGCTCCTCCGCGCTGCTCGGCGACCCGCGCTTCGTCCAGGTCCTCGACGCCGTGGAGGACCACGATCTCGTCTACGTCGTCCACGAGTGGCTCCCCGACGCCACACCCCTCACCGACATCCTCGCCGCGGGGGCTCTCGAACCGCACGAGGCGTACGAGCTCGTCACCCAGCTCTCCCAGGCCATGGCCGCCGCTCACCGTGAGGGACTGGCTCATCTGCGGCTGACGCCCGGCACGGTGCTGCGCACCGGCTCCGGGCAGTACCGCATCCGCGGCCTGGCGGTGAGCGCCGCCCTGCGCGGCATCAGCAGCGACACCCCGCAGCGCGCCGACACCGAGGGCATCGGCGCACTGCTCTACGCCGCTCTGACCCAGCGCTGGCCGTACGAGGAGGACGCCTACGGGCTGTCCGGTGTCGGCTCCCTCGCGAAGCGCACACTCGTCGCCCCCGACCAGGTGCGCGCCGGCGTCCACCGAGGGCTCTCACAGCTCGCGATGCGCGCACTCGTCAACGACGGCGCCACCGCCTCCAGTCAGGAGCAGCCCTGCGCCACCCCCGAGGAGCTGGCGAAGGCGGCCTCCGCGCTGCCGAAGATCCGCCCGCCGGAGCCGAGCTTCGCCTCGCCACGTCCGTATCAGCGCAGCAACTACCAGCAGGGCGCCTACGGACAGGGTTCACAGGCACCCCGGCCCGCGCCCGGCAGGGGCGGCAGCCACGCGGCGCCCTCGGGGAACTCCGCGCCGCCCGCGCTCCCCGGCCGTACGGGCAAGATCCTCAAGTGGGGCGTCTCCGCGCTGCTGATCGCGGCACTCGGCCTGGGAAGCTGGCAGGTCGCCGACACACTCCTCAAGGGCGACAACTCCCCCGGCGAGGGCGTGGGCCAGACGAACGGCAACGACGAGACGGGCGGCACCGGCAAGCCCGTGAAGATCGTCGACGCCAAGGACTTCGACCCGCCGCCCGGCGGCAACGGCAGCGAGAACCCGGCCAAGGTCCCCGACGCCTACGACGGCGCCCCCGGCACGTACTGGCTGACGCAGAAGTACTACGGCCGCCCCGACTTCGGGCACCTCAAGCCCGGCGCCGGGCTCATCCTCGACCTCGGCAAGCCGCAGCAGGTGAGCTCCGTCAAGGTCGATTTCATGGGCGCCACCACGGCCCACTTCCTCGCGGCGCCCAAGGACACCGCCACGATGCCCACCACCCTCCGCGGCTTCAGCAAGGTCAGCGGCGGCACCGGCGAGCATCTGAACCTCAAGGCCAAGAAACCCATCAGAACTCAATACGTATTGGTATGGCTCACCAAGCTCCCGCTCTCGGACGACGGCAACTACCGTGGCCGGATCACAGAGATCCAGGTAAAGAGCTGA